The Nocardioides pantholopis genome window below encodes:
- a CDS encoding DUF5302 domain-containing protein, with product MTEPREDDSAEDLKSRMREALERKQANDRGVPQAGPVREKAHGSEVVGGGPRMHRRKAGGGGS from the coding sequence ATGACCGAACCGCGAGAAGACGACAGCGCGGAGGACCTCAAGTCCCGGATGCGGGAGGCCCTCGAGCGCAAGCAGGCGAACGACCGGGGCGTGCCCCAGGCGGGTCCGGTGCGCGAGAAGGCGCACGGCTCGGAGGTCGTCGGCGGCGGGCCGCGGATGCACCGCCGCAAGGCGGGTGGGGGCGGGTCCTGA
- a CDS encoding MaoC family dehydratase, which translates to MQFGRSYEEFEVGATYKHWPGKTVTEYDDHLFSLLTMNHHPLHIDENYAVETTQFKKNVVVGNYIYSILLGMSVADVSGKAIANLEVESLRHVAPTFHGDTIYGETTVLEKVPSKSRDDRGVVTVETIGYKQDGTVVCIFRRKVMVPTRAYLDERGGDQPGRPRPVPDKNWPGPQTD; encoded by the coding sequence GTGCAGTTCGGTCGCAGCTACGAGGAGTTCGAGGTCGGCGCGACGTACAAGCACTGGCCGGGCAAGACGGTCACCGAGTACGACGACCACCTGTTCAGCCTGCTCACGATGAACCACCACCCGCTGCACATCGACGAGAACTATGCAGTGGAGACGACCCAGTTCAAGAAGAACGTCGTGGTCGGCAACTACATCTACTCGATCCTGCTCGGCATGAGCGTCGCCGACGTCTCCGGCAAGGCGATCGCGAACCTCGAGGTCGAGTCGCTGCGCCACGTCGCGCCGACCTTCCACGGGGACACGATCTACGGCGAGACCACGGTCCTGGAGAAGGTGCCGTCCAAGAGCCGCGACGACCGTGGCGTGGTCACCGTCGAGACCATCGGCTACAAGCAGGACGGCACTGTCGTGTGCATCTTCCGCCGCAAGGTGATGGTGCCGACCCGTGCCTACCTCGACGAGCGCGGCGGCGACCAGCCCGGCCGCCCCCGCCCGGTGCCGGACAAGAACTGGCCCGGCCCCCAGACCGACTGA